The following proteins are encoded in a genomic region of Thunnus maccoyii chromosome 8, fThuMac1.1, whole genome shotgun sequence:
- the LOC121902107 gene encoding T-cell immunoglobulin and mucin domain-containing protein 4-like, whose translation MRGLCYFFLSVLTQIHASSDKVIGLIGHNVTLPCRYDTKTNGLLAFCWGRGEVPRSKCSETILSSPGGAVLSLGEPSNLRYQLLGSMMDGEVSLTILNAQQSDAGVYGCRVEIPGWFNDIKVNIDLVMEEAPVEQPVTQDYVLFTSGRQEVLTVSEVVGSTLDSIMPAEKKFKAFLAVENISRIAAIFFFTIIIIPVFIFRRWLLQKVTPEHINTSAAENIYETV comes from the exons ATGCGTggtctttgttattttttcctctccGTCCTGACCCAAA TACACGCCAGCAGCGACAAAGTCATTGGCCTCATTGGGCACAATGTCACTTTGCCCTGTAGGTATGACACAAAAACTAATGGTCTCCTGGCTTTCTGTTGGGGACGAGGGGAGGTGCCCAGGTCCAAATGCTCCGAAaccatcctctcctctccggGTGGGGCTGTGCTATCCCTCGGAGAACCCAGCAACCTGAGGTATCAGCTGCTGGGCAGCATGATGGATGGAGAGGTGTCCCTAACCATCCTGAATGCTCAGCAAAGTGATGCTGGTGTGTATGGCTGCAGGGTCGAGATCCCAGGGTGGTTCAATGACATTAAAGTCAACATAGACCTGGTCATGGAGGAAG CTCCTGTGGAACAACCTGTTACCCAGGACTATGTACTTTTTACTAGTGGGAGACAAG AAGTGTTGACAGTATCTGAAGTAGTTGGCTCAACATTGGACAGCATTATGCCAGCTGAG AAAAAATTCAAAGCCTTCTTGGCAGTGGAGAACATCAGCAGAATTGCAgctattttcttcttcaccaTAATCATAATCCCCGTCTTTATTTTCC GGAGATGGTTACTGCAGAAGGTGACACCTGAACATATCAACACCTCGGCTGCTGAGAACATTTATGAAACTGTCTAA